CCCATGTTGCCCAGCGTGCAGGTATAAGCGTTGTGCTTGCCCTGGAAGCTGACTTCGCCGGTGTTGATGGTGCGGAGCGAACCCACAGCCGAACTCTCGTTCGCCGACTTACGGGCGCTGAGCAAGTTGGGGATCGCGATCGCGGCGATGATCAGAATGATCGCCACCACGATCAGCAGTTCGATAAGCGAGAAACCTTTCTGTTTCCTCATTACGCCTCCTCCTTAAGAAGGTGAAGCTTGAAGCTTTGCAACTGAACAGATAACTCGTTACGCAGGGTTGGGAACCGAGCAAAGGAAGGGAAGACTAGCAAAGCATGGTGCAGGAACGCTCGGAATCAGTGGCGCGCACGGTTCCGGTGTGAGCCCCGTAGCTGGTTACGACGGTCGCACCGGCCATTACCAGTAACATCACCAGCATGGCTGCGCGTAGCCCCTGGAAAACCGTTGTCGGCCCATTCACAGCCTGATAAGAGCCGGTTCCGGGTTCCACGGTGAACACGCTCATGCACGCCACAGCGACGATCACCATGGCAAACAGCGCGACCTTCATGAGACGGGGTTCCATCACGGGGTATGTAGTGCAATCCATCCCCCATTCGATGAGGCAGCAGGCAATCAAATATCTAATGTAGAATGAGTTAGTTACGAGATATCCACCGCGCCCTGCCTAGACCATGCGCGACCCGACTGACAGAAAATGTCAACGAATGTCACCCAATTTGTCCATTTGTAAACCAAGGCCGGACGGACGAAGCGACGGGTGGTCCAGCCCCTGGGGAGCGCTCAGCAGGCTAACTGTTCGCGCGAGATCTTCAGGCCGCCAAGGTTTCCGAGCACGGTTACGGCGACAGAGTCGGTCTGGAACGACTCATTCGCGTAGGCCTGCAAGTCGCCGGCCTCGACCGCCTCGATGCGATCGATGATCTCGTCGAGCCCGACAAAGTGGTCGAAGTACATCTCCTGCCGGGCAAGGTTCGACATCCGCGCGGTGGTGGATTCCAGGCTCAACATCAGCGAGCCTTTGAGCTGGTCCTTGGCGCGGCGCAACTCATCTGCGGGCACGGCGTCACCCTTCAACCTGCGGAACTCCTCGACCACCGATTCGACCACGTTCGACGCCGACTCGATCGACGTGCCGGCGTACACCGAGAGGCATCCGGTATCGCGGTACGGATTCAGGTCGCTGTAGATGGAGTACGCCAACCCCTGGCGCTCGCGGATATTCTGAAAGAGGCGCGAGCTCATGCCGCCGCCGAGCAGCGTGTTCAGGATGTAAGACACGTACCGGCCCGCGTGCGAGATGTGGTAGGAAGGCACGCCCACGCAGATCTGTACCTGCTCGAGCGCCTTCTTGTTGCGCATATTGATGCGCGCGGTGATCGCCGGCGCTGGGCCGTGAAAGCCGTTAGCCACCGGTTTCAGTGCCTGGAACCGGCTCTTCACCATCTCCACGAACTGTGCGTGGTCCACGTTCCCGGCCGCCGAGATGATCAGGTTCCCGGGAGCAAAGCGCTGGGCGTAGTAGTCGAGCAGCAGCGGCTGCTCGAAGTTCCGCACCGTCTCTTTCGTCCCCAGGATGGGCTTGCCCAGGGGGTGATCCTGCCAGAAGCTTTGCGTGAAGATCTCGTGGACGAGGTAATCGGGATTGTCCTCATCCATCTTGATCTCTTCCATGATCACGCCGCGCTCGCGCACGATATCTTTCGCGTCGAACACGGGATGCAGCACCAGGTCGCTGAGCACGTCGAAGGCGATGGGCATATGCTCATCGAGCACCTTCACGTTGAAGCACACACACTCTTTGGCGGTGAAGGCGTCCATGTTGCCGCCGAGGGAATCGATCTGCCGGGCGATGTCTTCCGCCGTCCGCGAGCTGGTGCCCTTGAACACCATGTGCTCCACGAAGTGCGAGATGCCGTTGTGCTCGGCCGTCTCATCGCGCGACCCCGACTTCACCCAGATGCCGATCGAGACCGAGCGCAGATGGGGCATCTGCTCGGTCAGCACGATCAGACCGTTGGGCAATACCTCGCGATGGATGTTGCGAACGTCTTCGACCATGACTTTCTTTCCGCGACTCCGGTATCGATTGTTACACAGCATACCGCTCGCGCCGGTAACATTAGCCCTCTATTTTCAGTATCTTAGAAGGACGCGCTGCGTCCCATAAACGTACTAGAATGGCGCGAGGGCCCTGCTTCTGCGCCTCCTATTGGATGCATGCGTAGTGACTCACAATTCGAACTATTAGGCCTTGATATTCATGAGCTTACCGCGCTCGTCCAAGAAGCCGGCGAGCCGGAATATCGTGCCCGCCAACTTTTTCAGGCCATCTAT
This window of the Acidobacteriota bacterium genome carries:
- a CDS encoding insulinase family protein; the encoded protein is MVEDVRNIHREVLPNGLIVLTEQMPHLRSVSIGIWVKSGSRDETAEHNGISHFVEHMVFKGTSSRTAEDIARQIDSLGGNMDAFTAKECVCFNVKVLDEHMPIAFDVLSDLVLHPVFDAKDIVRERGVIMEEIKMDEDNPDYLVHEIFTQSFWQDHPLGKPILGTKETVRNFEQPLLLDYYAQRFAPGNLIISAAGNVDHAQFVEMVKSRFQALKPVANGFHGPAPAITARINMRNKKALEQVQICVGVPSYHISHAGRYVSYILNTLLGGGMSSRLFQNIRERQGLAYSIYSDLNPYRDTGCLSVYAGTSIESASNVVESVVEEFRRLKGDAVPADELRRAKDQLKGSLMLSLESTTARMSNLARQEMYFDHFVGLDEIIDRIEAVEAGDLQAYANESFQTDSVAVTVLGNLGGLKISREQLAC